The following proteins come from a genomic window of Sphaerisporangium rubeum:
- a CDS encoding RNA polymerase sigma factor, whose translation MVLDETTEELARAAAQGDHRALGELLRRVEPEVMRHCSRFLPFRQDAEEACQDTLLAVARNIARFEGRARFSTWLHIVTANCARTTYRGLKRRAAEQSSEELPQMRADPRRVSVIAGSRLDLLDAMEALEADKPDLAQALVLRDFCQLDYNEVAEQLGIPLGTAKSRIHQARKYIQAALGDAYGGPA comes from the coding sequence ATGGTGCTTGACGAGACGACCGAAGAGCTGGCTCGTGCCGCGGCCCAAGGCGACCACCGTGCGCTCGGTGAGCTTCTGCGCCGTGTCGAGCCTGAGGTCATGCGCCACTGTTCACGGTTCCTGCCTTTCCGCCAGGACGCCGAAGAGGCTTGCCAGGATACGTTGCTCGCGGTGGCGCGCAACATCGCGCGCTTCGAGGGCCGAGCGCGTTTCTCCACCTGGCTGCACATCGTGACGGCCAACTGCGCGCGCACCACCTACCGCGGGCTGAAGCGCCGCGCGGCCGAGCAGTCGTCGGAGGAGCTGCCGCAGATGAGGGCCGATCCGCGGCGGGTCAGCGTCATCGCCGGGTCCCGGCTGGACCTGCTGGACGCGATGGAGGCGCTGGAGGCGGACAAACCGGATCTGGCCCAGGCGTTGGTGTTGCGTGACTTCTGCCAGCTCGACTACAACGAGGTCGCCGAGCAGCTCGGCATCCCGCTCGGAACGGCCAAATCACGCATCCACCAGGCGAGGAAGTACATTCAGGCGGCGCTCGGCGACGCCTACGGCGGCCCCGCCTGA